The following coding sequences lie in one Vibrio casei genomic window:
- a CDS encoding phosphoglycerate kinase, which yields MSVIKMTDLDLAGKRVFIRADLNVPVKDGKVTSDARILASLPTIKTCLEAGAKVMVTSHLGRPTEGEYNEEFSLQPVVNYLNDALDCDVKLAKDYLNGLELNAGELVVLENVRFNKGEKKNEEELSKKYAALCDIFVMDAFGTAHRAQASTHGVGMNAPIACAGPLLAAELEALGKAMDNPERPLVAIVGGSKVSTKLTVLESLSKIADQLVVGGGIANTFIAAEGHNVGKSLYEADLVETAKKLMKDCAIPVATDVACAKAFDENAEAEIKNVADVQDDDMIFDLGPDSTKVLADIIMGAKTILWNGPVGVFEFKNFEAGTAGISKAIAESAGFSVAGGGDTLAAIDKFGIKADVSYISTGGGAFLEFVEGKVLPAVAMLEERAKA from the coding sequence ATGTCTGTAATCAAGATGACTGACCTGGATCTTGCAGGTAAACGTGTATTCATTCGTGCTGACCTAAACGTGCCAGTAAAAGACGGTAAAGTAACTTCAGATGCTCGTATCTTAGCGTCTTTACCTACGATTAAAACTTGCCTAGAAGCGGGCGCTAAGGTGATGGTAACTTCTCACTTAGGTCGTCCAACAGAAGGTGAATACAACGAAGAGTTCTCTCTACAGCCTGTTGTTAATTACCTAAATGACGCATTAGATTGTGACGTTAAACTAGCAAAAGACTACCTGAACGGTCTTGAATTAAACGCTGGTGAATTGGTTGTTCTTGAAAATGTTCGCTTTAATAAAGGCGAGAAGAAAAACGAAGAAGAGCTTTCTAAAAAATACGCAGCATTATGTGACATCTTCGTAATGGATGCATTTGGTACGGCTCACCGTGCTCAAGCATCAACGCATGGTGTTGGCATGAACGCGCCAATCGCGTGTGCAGGACCACTTCTTGCCGCTGAACTTGAAGCGCTTGGCAAAGCAATGGATAACCCAGAGCGACCATTAGTGGCTATCGTGGGTGGTTCAAAGGTATCAACCAAACTAACGGTTTTAGAGTCTCTATCTAAAATTGCAGATCAGCTAGTTGTTGGCGGTGGTATTGCTAATACTTTCATTGCTGCCGAAGGCCACAATGTTGGTAAATCTTTATATGAAGCTGATTTAGTCGAAACGGCTAAGAAATTAATGAAAGATTGTGCTATTCCAGTGGCAACAGATGTTGCCTGTGCAAAAGCCTTTGATGAGAACGCAGAAGCGGAAATCAAAAACGTTGCCGACGTTCAAGACGACGACATGATCTTCGACCTTGGTCCTGACTCAACGAAAGTTCTTGCTGACATCATTATGGGTGCAAAAACAATTCTTTGGAACGGTCCAGTAGGCGTATTTGAATTCAAAAACTTTGAAGCAGGTACCGCTGGAATTTCTAAAGCCATCGCAGAATCAGCTGGCTTCTCTGTTGCAGGTGGTGGTGACACATTAGCGGCTATCGATAAGTTCGGTATTAAAGCGGATGTTTCTTACATCTCAACTGGTGGCGGTGCTTTCCTTGAGTTTGTTGAAGGTAAAGTGTTACCAGCAGTAGCAATGCTAGAAGAGCGTGCTAAAGCGTAA
- the metK gene encoding methionine adenosyltransferase encodes MAKHLFTSESVSEGHPDKIADQISDAVLDAILEQDPKARVACETYVKTGMVMVGGEVTTSAWVDIEEITRETVREIGYVHSDMGFDANSCAVLNTIGKQSPDINQGVDKADPKDQGAGDQGIMFGYACNETEVLMPAPITYSHLLVQKQAEVRKSGKLDFLRPDAKSQVTFQYDQGKIVGIDAVVLSTQHCDSISTPELREAVMEEIIKPVLPSEWLNKETKFFINPTGRFVIGGPMGDCGLTGRKIIVDTYGGAARHGGGAFSGKDPSKVDRSAAYAARYVAKNIVAAGLADRCEIQLSYAIGVADPTSIMVETFGTEKVPSDIIVEAVRQHFDLRPYGLQEMLNLLQPIYKKTAAYGHFGREEFPWEATDKAESLRAFANL; translated from the coding sequence ATGGCTAAGCATTTATTTACTTCAGAATCTGTATCTGAAGGTCATCCAGACAAAATTGCCGATCAAATTTCAGATGCCGTCTTGGATGCCATCCTAGAGCAAGATCCAAAAGCACGTGTGGCGTGTGAAACTTACGTTAAAACCGGCATGGTAATGGTTGGTGGTGAAGTCACCACTTCAGCATGGGTTGATATCGAAGAAATCACACGTGAAACCGTTCGTGAAATCGGTTATGTCCATTCAGATATGGGTTTTGATGCAAATTCTTGTGCTGTATTAAACACTATTGGTAAGCAATCCCCAGACATTAATCAAGGCGTTGATAAAGCCGATCCTAAAGATCAAGGCGCTGGTGACCAAGGTATCATGTTTGGTTATGCTTGCAATGAAACCGAAGTGTTAATGCCTGCACCTATTACTTACTCTCATTTACTTGTGCAAAAACAAGCAGAAGTACGTAAAAGTGGCAAACTGGATTTCTTACGTCCAGATGCAAAATCTCAAGTAACCTTCCAATACGATCAAGGAAAAATTGTCGGTATTGATGCTGTGGTTCTTTCGACTCAACATTGTGATTCAATCTCAACACCTGAACTACGTGAAGCGGTAATGGAAGAGATCATCAAACCAGTTCTTCCTTCTGAGTGGTTAAATAAAGAAACCAAATTCTTCATTAACCCAACCGGTCGTTTTGTTATCGGTGGTCCAATGGGTGACTGTGGTCTTACTGGTCGTAAAATCATCGTTGATACTTACGGTGGCGCAGCTCGTCATGGTGGCGGTGCATTCTCAGGTAAAGATCCATCAAAAGTTGACCGTTCAGCGGCTTACGCTGCGCGTTATGTAGCGAAAAACATTGTAGCAGCAGGTCTTGCCGATCGTTGTGAGATTCAACTTTCTTACGCTATCGGTGTAGCCGATCCAACATCTATCATGGTGGAAACCTTTGGTACTGAAAAAGTGCCTTCAGACATCATCGTAGAAGCGGTACGTCAACACTTTGATCTGCGCCCATATGGGTTACAAGAAATGCTGAATTTACTTCAACCTATCTACAAGAAAACAGCCGCTTATGGTCACTTTGGTCGTGAAGAGTTCCCTTGGGAAGCCACAGACAAAGCTGAATCCCTACGTGCTTTTGCTAATCTATAA
- a CDS encoding sensor domain-containing diguanylate cyclase, translating to MNEFKNILDMHPNPCVVHVHFKPLYANDAFASFSGLGCVEEILKMKSLMVLINPEEREDAIARYQQALVDDKTPAKVIAHTDLTGNPVLVEITDKPVIWQGQQALCTFISIVTDTIKKQQDLKQLSEQDPLTLIHNRRYIHNVLNDLRKNKNTESYLQAIIDIDYFKQINDQYGHLAGDKVLQQLTQILKHFTQPGDHLARLGGEEFILLIQSNSQDLVMARLEDIRSTIEKNNFTIICNDTGDNTPVHCTVSIGVSAINLDKNVDLSYGQSDKALYIAKQQGRNRIISLNSV from the coding sequence ATGAATGAATTTAAAAACATTCTGGATATGCATCCCAACCCATGTGTTGTGCACGTTCACTTTAAACCTCTTTATGCTAATGATGCATTCGCTAGTTTCAGCGGTTTAGGATGTGTAGAAGAAATTCTGAAAATGAAATCTCTGATGGTGTTAATCAACCCTGAAGAGCGAGAAGATGCCATTGCCCGTTATCAACAAGCCTTAGTTGATGATAAAACCCCAGCAAAAGTCATTGCTCACACTGATTTAACCGGTAATCCTGTATTGGTCGAAATAACCGACAAACCGGTTATCTGGCAAGGCCAGCAAGCCCTCTGTACTTTTATCAGTATCGTAACGGACACCATTAAAAAACAACAAGATTTAAAGCAACTCTCAGAGCAGGATCCTCTTACGCTTATCCATAATCGTCGATATATACATAATGTTTTAAACGATCTGCGTAAAAATAAAAACACAGAAAGTTACCTTCAAGCGATTATAGATATTGATTACTTTAAGCAAATCAATGATCAATACGGTCATCTTGCTGGGGATAAAGTTTTACAACAATTGACGCAGATATTAAAACATTTCACTCAACCAGGAGACCACTTAGCCAGACTTGGCGGTGAAGAGTTCATTCTACTGATCCAATCAAATTCTCAAGATCTGGTTATGGCGCGTTTAGAGGACATTCGATCGACCATAGAAAAAAATAACTTTACCATTATCTGTAATGATACTGGCGATAATACTCCGGTTCATTGCACTGTATCTATTGGTGTAAGTGCTATTAATTTAGATAAAAATGTCGATTTAAGTTATGGGCAGTCCGATAAGGCATTATATATAGCGAAACAGCAAGGTCGTAATAGAATTATCTCTCTCAACTCCGTATGA
- the epd gene encoding erythrose-4-phosphate dehydrogenase translates to MLRIAINGFGRIGRSVLRALYESGKNQSIQVVAINELAEPEGVAHLLQYDSSHGRFFKKISHDQEHLFIHHADKVEPGFDSIRILHLTDVKLLPWKDLNVDIVLDCTGKFGSQADGQLHIQAGAKRVLFSHPGANDVDNTVIYGVNHETLTAEHHVVSNGSCTTNCIIPVIKALDDSFGIESGTITTIHSSMNDQQVIDAYHSDLRRSRAASQSIIPVDTKLHLGIARIYPKFADKFEAISVRVPTINVTAMDLSVTVHKNVKVDDVNQSIVEASRCTLDGILDYTEAPLVSIDFNHDPHSAIVDGSQTRVSNHRLVKMLIWCDNEWGFANRMLDTTSVMGSMIQSK, encoded by the coding sequence ATGCTCAGAATTGCTATTAATGGATTTGGTCGAATTGGACGCAGCGTACTGCGCGCTTTATATGAAAGTGGCAAAAATCAGTCGATTCAAGTGGTGGCAATTAATGAATTGGCTGAGCCAGAAGGGGTCGCACATCTACTCCAATACGACTCCAGCCATGGTCGTTTCTTTAAAAAAATCTCCCACGATCAAGAGCACCTCTTTATACATCATGCAGATAAGGTCGAGCCGGGTTTTGATTCCATCCGTATTTTACACTTAACCGATGTCAAACTTTTGCCTTGGAAAGACTTAAATGTCGATATCGTTTTAGATTGTACTGGTAAGTTTGGTTCTCAGGCCGATGGTCAACTGCATATTCAAGCTGGAGCAAAACGTGTACTGTTTTCCCATCCTGGTGCGAATGATGTTGATAATACGGTTATCTACGGTGTGAATCATGAAACGCTTACCGCTGAGCATCATGTGGTCTCGAATGGCTCTTGTACGACTAACTGTATTATTCCCGTTATTAAAGCGCTTGATGATAGTTTTGGGATTGAATCGGGAACGATTACAACCATTCACTCATCCATGAACGATCAACAAGTTATCGATGCTTATCACTCAGATTTACGCCGTTCTCGTGCCGCTAGTCAATCTATCATTCCCGTTGATACTAAGCTTCATCTCGGCATAGCAAGAATTTATCCAAAATTTGCGGATAAATTTGAAGCAATTTCAGTTCGAGTGCCTACAATTAATGTCACCGCGATGGATTTAAGTGTCACAGTTCACAAAAATGTGAAAGTTGATGACGTAAATCAATCAATCGTTGAAGCATCTCGTTGTACATTGGATGGTATATTGGATTACACCGAAGCTCCGTTAGTGTCGATTGACTTTAATCATGACCCACATAGTGCAATTGTCGATGGTTCTCAGACTCGCGTGAGTAACCATCGTTTGGTGAAAATGCTGATATGGTGTGATAACGAATGGGGATTTGCTAACCGAATGCTCGATACCACGAGCGTGATGGGTTCAATGATTCAATCGAAATAA
- the fbaA gene encoding class II fructose-bisphosphate aldolase — MSKIFDFVKPGVISGDDVQKVFAVAKENKFALPAVNVVNTDTVNGVLEAAAKVKAPVIVQFSNGGAAFFAGKGVKLEGQGAQILGAVAGAKYVHAVAEAYGVPVILHTDHAAKKLLPWIDGLLDAGEAHFAETGKPLFSSHMLDLSEESLEENVETCAKYLERMAKMNMTIEIELGCTGGEEDGVDNSGMDESELYTSPEDVAYAYEKLIAISPRFTIAASFGNVHGVYQAGNVVLTPTILRDSQAYVSEKFGLPANSLNFVFHGGSGSSEAEIQESIGYGVIKMNIDTDTQWATWDGVRQYEAENHDYLQGQIGNPTGESAPNKKYYDPRVWLRAGQASMVARLEKAFADLNAIDVL; from the coding sequence ATGTCTAAGATCTTCGATTTTGTAAAACCTGGTGTTATCTCTGGTGATGACGTACAGAAAGTTTTCGCTGTAGCGAAAGAAAACAAATTTGCACTACCTGCTGTTAACGTTGTTAATACAGATACAGTTAATGGTGTATTAGAAGCAGCCGCTAAAGTAAAAGCGCCTGTTATCGTTCAGTTTTCTAACGGCGGTGCCGCTTTCTTTGCTGGTAAAGGTGTTAAGCTTGAAGGCCAAGGTGCACAAATCCTTGGTGCTGTTGCTGGTGCTAAATACGTACATGCTGTTGCTGAAGCTTACGGTGTTCCAGTTATTCTTCACACTGACCATGCTGCGAAAAAATTACTTCCTTGGATTGACGGATTACTAGATGCGGGTGAAGCTCATTTCGCTGAAACTGGTAAGCCTCTATTTTCTTCTCACATGCTAGATCTTTCTGAAGAATCTTTAGAAGAGAACGTTGAAACTTGTGCGAAGTACCTTGAGCGCATGGCTAAAATGAACATGACTATCGAAATCGAACTAGGTTGTACTGGTGGCGAAGAAGATGGCGTTGATAACTCTGGTATGGATGAGTCTGAGCTTTACACTTCACCTGAAGATGTTGCTTACGCTTACGAAAAACTAATCGCGATAAGCCCTCGTTTCACGATTGCAGCATCTTTTGGTAACGTACACGGTGTTTACCAAGCGGGTAACGTTGTTCTTACTCCAACTATCCTACGTGATTCTCAAGCGTACGTTTCTGAGAAATTTGGCCTTCCAGCTAACTCTCTAAACTTCGTATTCCACGGTGGTTCTGGTTCTTCTGAAGCAGAAATCCAAGAGTCTATCGGTTACGGTGTTATTAAAATGAACATTGATACTGATACACAGTGGGCAACATGGGATGGCGTTCGTCAATACGAAGCTGAGAACCACGATTATCTACAAGGTCAAATCGGTAACCCAACGGGTGAATCTGCACCAAATAAAAAATATTATGATCCACGTGTATGGTTACGTGCCGGTCAAGCATCTATGGTTGCACGTCTTGAAAAAGCATTTGCAGACCTTAACGCAATCGACGTACTTTAA
- a CDS encoding DUF2189 domain-containing protein, with protein MPRTAKSSDFKTPDHEYARTIPCETLSILAPFQWVKMGFRDLFKAPFISLFYGLCFAVASAAIEWLVYMQGSHLIIFPSLIVYMLIGPFLALGLYDASWQIEKNHKPKLLHSIKAIRRNGVSQWSFALLLCVAMIFWMRIAALLHALYPEMQGASLEAFLPFLVTGSVVGILFSCIIFAISAFSIPLMMERKVDMMTAVFTSYNAVKTNLGAMAVWATIIIFGITLGFLTAGIGMLITMPILGYATWHGYRSTIRRKH; from the coding sequence ATGCCTCGCACCGCGAAAAGCTCAGATTTTAAAACACCCGATCACGAGTACGCACGAACAATACCCTGTGAAACACTTTCGATCCTTGCTCCATTTCAATGGGTAAAAATGGGGTTTCGAGATCTCTTTAAAGCCCCATTTATCAGTTTATTTTATGGGTTATGTTTTGCTGTCGCCTCTGCAGCCATTGAATGGCTTGTTTATATGCAAGGCTCACATCTTATCATCTTTCCTAGTTTGATCGTTTATATGCTGATAGGGCCATTTTTAGCCTTAGGGTTATATGACGCCAGTTGGCAAATAGAAAAAAATCACAAACCGAAACTTCTTCACTCCATTAAAGCAATTCGTCGTAATGGGGTATCGCAATGGAGCTTTGCTTTATTACTTTGTGTTGCAATGATCTTTTGGATGAGAATTGCCGCTTTATTACATGCTCTTTACCCCGAAATGCAAGGCGCATCACTAGAAGCATTCCTTCCATTTTTAGTGACAGGTTCAGTGGTTGGTATCCTATTTTCTTGTATTATTTTTGCTATATCGGCCTTTTCCATCCCACTAATGATGGAAAGAAAAGTCGATATGATGACTGCAGTATTCACAAGCTACAATGCCGTAAAGACCAATCTTGGTGCGATGGCGGTTTGGGCTACAATCATTATATTCGGTATCACTCTTGGTTTTTTAACTGCAGGAATAGGAATGTTAATTACCATGCCCATTTTAGGCTATGCAACTTGGCACGGTTATCGCAGCACTATCCGACGCAAGCATTAA
- a CDS encoding SprT family zinc-dependent metalloprotease, with product MQLPSISSALQEAIQNSIQYYLNKAISAFNYEYTSPDYNFNVRGKVAGKAYLTLWQIRLNPILFLENQDEFLQHVIPHELAHLIAYHQFGRVKPHGKEWQYIMIEVFGISAQTRHSFDISSVQGKTFLYQCQCREHELTIRRHNKIQRHQSYYHCTVCESQLIKK from the coding sequence GTGCAATTACCCTCAATTTCATCGGCCCTTCAAGAAGCTATCCAAAACAGCATTCAATATTATCTGAATAAGGCAATAAGTGCTTTTAATTACGAATACACTTCCCCTGATTACAATTTCAACGTAAGAGGAAAGGTAGCAGGGAAAGCCTATTTAACATTATGGCAGATTCGCTTAAATCCTATTTTATTTCTTGAAAATCAAGATGAATTTTTACAACACGTTATCCCTCATGAATTGGCACACTTAATCGCTTACCATCAATTTGGTCGAGTTAAACCTCATGGTAAAGAATGGCAATATATTATGATCGAAGTTTTTGGTATCTCAGCCCAAACTCGTCACAGCTTTGATATTTCATCAGTACAAGGAAAAACCTTTTTATATCAATGCCAATGCCGAGAACATGAATTGACTATTCGTCGTCATAATAAGATACAACGTCATCAGAGCTACTATCACTGTACCGTATGTGAATCACAACTCATTAAAAAATAA
- the rsmE gene encoding 16S rRNA (uracil(1498)-N(3))-methyltransferase, whose amino-acid sequence MRIPRIYHPEAISTLGNIPLSEDAAGHIGRVLRMTEGQEVLLFDGSGAEFPATISAVSKKNVSVTLQERIEHSVESPLNLHLGQVISRGDKMEFTIQKAVELGVNTITPLISERCGVKLNTERFDKKLQQWQKIAIAACEQCGRNTIPQIRPLMQLEQWCAEDYDGLKLNLHPRAKYSINTLPKPVSKVRLLIGPEGGLSDEEIKMTEQYQFEETLLGPRVLRTETAGLSAITALQVRFGDLG is encoded by the coding sequence ATGAGAATTCCAAGAATCTATCACCCTGAAGCCATTTCTACTTTAGGGAATATTCCGTTATCTGAAGATGCCGCAGGCCATATAGGACGAGTGCTCCGAATGACCGAGGGGCAAGAAGTTTTACTATTTGATGGCTCTGGCGCTGAGTTTCCAGCGACTATTTCAGCTGTCTCGAAAAAGAACGTCAGCGTCACATTACAAGAACGCATTGAACACAGTGTTGAATCACCTTTAAACTTACATCTAGGCCAAGTCATTTCTCGTGGTGACAAAATGGAATTCACCATTCAAAAAGCAGTAGAGCTTGGTGTAAATACCATTACCCCGCTAATTTCTGAACGCTGTGGTGTAAAACTCAATACCGAACGTTTTGATAAAAAATTGCAGCAATGGCAAAAGATTGCGATTGCTGCTTGTGAGCAATGCGGGCGCAATACCATTCCTCAAATTCGCCCATTGATGCAATTAGAACAATGGTGTGCAGAAGACTATGATGGCTTAAAGCTCAACTTACACCCTAGAGCTAAATATTCGATCAATACATTACCGAAGCCAGTAAGCAAAGTACGTTTATTAATAGGCCCAGAAGGCGGCTTATCCGATGAAGAGATCAAAATGACCGAACAATACCAGTTCGAAGAAACCTTATTAGGGCCACGAGTTCTGCGAACCGAAACCGCAGGTCTTTCCGCCATTACCGCGCTACAAGTTCGTTTCGGCGATCTTGGATAA
- the gshB gene encoding glutathione synthase, with protein MKIGIVMDPISSINIKKDSSFAMMLEAQRRGWEIHYMEMADLHLEQGVAIADTKTLTLIEDPAKWYEFNSEQTIELSDLDAVLMRKDPPFDTEFIYATYILERAEEQGTLIVNKPQSLRDCNEKLFTAWFPELTPTTLVTRKAEKIKAFREQHGDVILKPLDGMGGASIFRVKQDDPNVSVIIETLTNHGQNYAMAQTFVPDISNGDKRILVVDGEPMPYCLARIPAKGETRGNLAAGGRGEARPLSETDLKIAQAVAPTLKEKGLIFVGLDVIGDKLTEINVTSPTCIKEIEAAFDISITGKLMDAIERRVNAAK; from the coding sequence ATGAAAATCGGCATCGTAATGGATCCAATCTCATCCATTAATATCAAAAAAGATTCAAGTTTTGCCATGATGTTAGAAGCTCAGCGTCGCGGCTGGGAGATCCATTACATGGAAATGGCTGATCTACACCTAGAGCAAGGTGTTGCCATTGCAGATACAAAAACACTGACCCTTATCGAAGATCCCGCCAAATGGTATGAATTTAATTCAGAGCAAACCATCGAGTTGTCTGATCTTGATGCCGTATTGATGCGTAAAGATCCTCCATTTGATACTGAGTTTATTTATGCGACTTATATTCTTGAACGCGCAGAAGAACAAGGCACTTTGATCGTCAACAAGCCGCAAAGCTTGCGTGATTGCAATGAGAAACTGTTTACCGCTTGGTTCCCAGAATTAACGCCAACGACTCTAGTCACACGTAAAGCAGAAAAAATTAAAGCTTTCCGTGAGCAACATGGCGATGTCATTTTAAAACCGCTCGATGGCATGGGCGGAGCCTCTATTTTCCGCGTCAAACAAGACGATCCAAACGTTTCCGTGATCATCGAAACATTAACCAACCACGGTCAAAATTACGCGATGGCGCAAACCTTTGTACCTGACATCAGCAATGGTGATAAACGTATTTTAGTCGTCGATGGTGAACCGATGCCTTACTGCTTAGCTCGCATCCCAGCAAAAGGGGAAACACGAGGTAACTTGGCGGCAGGAGGTCGTGGTGAAGCGCGTCCATTAAGTGAAACCGATCTTAAAATTGCTCAAGCGGTGGCACCAACACTGAAAGAAAAAGGCCTGATTTTTGTCGGTCTTGATGTTATCGGTGATAAGCTAACCGAAATAAACGTGACTAGCCCAACCTGTATCAAAGAAATTGAGGCAGCTTTTGATATTTCGATTACAGGAAAGCTAATGGATGCTATTGAGCGTCGAGTAAACGCGGCTAAGTAA
- the tkt gene encoding transketolase — protein MTSRKDLANAIRALSMDGVQQANSGHPGAPMGMADIAEVLWRNHLNHNPQNPEWADRDRFILSNGHGSMLIYSLLHLSGYALPIEELKNFRQLHSKTPGHPEYGYAPGIETTTGPLGQGITNAVGMALAEKSLAAQFNKEGHDIVDHFTYTFLGDGCLMEGISHEAASLAGVLGLGKLVAFWDDNGISIDGHVEGWFADDTPKRFEAYGWHVIPGVDGHDSDAIEAAIQAAKADPRPTLICTKTVIGFGSPNKAGTHDCHGAPLGADEIVATKAQLGWAHGPFEIPSDIYAQWDAKEAGAAKEAAWNEKFAAYATAYPELAAEFKRRTAGDLPSDWEAKASAIIADLQANPANIASRKASQNALEAFGQMLPEFMGGSADLAPSNLTMWSGSKALTADDASGNYIHYGVREFAMTAIINGIALHGGFIPYGATFLMFMEYARNAMRMAALMKIQNIQVYTHDSIGLGEDGPTHQPVEQMASLRMTPNMSTWRPCDQVESAVAWKLAIERKDAPSALIFSRQNLAQQERNAEQVSNIAKGAYILKDCAGKPELILIATGSEVELAVEAAAQLIAEGKQVRVVSMPSTDAFDKQDAAYRESVLPSDVTARIAIEAGIADYWFKYVGLDGRIIGMTTFGESAPAGELFKMFGFTVENVLETAKELIA, from the coding sequence ATGACGTCTCGTAAAGATTTAGCAAATGCAATCCGCGCTTTAAGCATGGATGGTGTTCAACAAGCCAATTCGGGTCACCCGGGCGCCCCAATGGGGATGGCCGATATCGCTGAAGTTCTTTGGCGTAACCATTTAAACCACAACCCACAGAACCCTGAGTGGGCGGATCGTGACCGTTTTATTCTTTCAAATGGTCATGGCTCTATGCTGATTTATTCTCTTCTTCATCTTTCTGGTTACGCGTTGCCAATTGAGGAATTGAAAAATTTCCGTCAATTGCATTCAAAAACACCAGGCCACCCTGAATACGGTTATGCTCCGGGGATAGAGACCACAACAGGCCCACTGGGCCAAGGTATTACGAATGCCGTTGGTATGGCGTTGGCTGAAAAGTCTCTTGCAGCACAGTTTAATAAAGAAGGTCACGACATCGTTGATCACTTTACTTATACATTCCTAGGCGATGGTTGTTTGATGGAAGGTATTTCACACGAAGCGGCTTCTTTAGCGGGTGTGCTAGGTCTAGGTAAATTGGTTGCGTTCTGGGATGACAACGGTATTTCTATCGATGGTCACGTAGAAGGTTGGTTTGCAGACGATACGCCTAAGCGTTTTGAAGCTTATGGTTGGCATGTTATTCCTGGTGTTGATGGCCACGATTCAGATGCGATTGAAGCTGCCATTCAAGCAGCAAAAGCGGATCCTCGTCCAACGCTAATTTGTACTAAAACGGTTATTGGTTTTGGTTCTCCAAATAAAGCAGGTACACACGATTGTCACGGCGCACCACTTGGCGCTGATGAAATTGTTGCAACTAAAGCGCAACTTGGTTGGGCACACGGTCCTTTCGAAATCCCTTCTGACATTTATGCTCAGTGGGATGCAAAAGAAGCAGGCGCAGCAAAAGAAGCAGCATGGAATGAGAAGTTTGCAGCATACGCAACTGCTTATCCTGAACTAGCAGCTGAATTTAAACGTCGTACCGCGGGTGACTTACCAAGTGATTGGGAAGCAAAAGCAAGTGCAATCATTGCCGATCTTCAAGCAAACCCAGCGAATATCGCTTCACGTAAAGCATCACAAAATGCTCTAGAAGCGTTTGGTCAAATGCTACCTGAATTCATGGGCGGCTCAGCTGATCTTGCGCCTTCTAACTTGACTATGTGGTCTGGTTCTAAAGCGCTAACTGCTGATGATGCTTCTGGCAACTACATTCACTACGGTGTACGTGAGTTTGCAATGACAGCTATCATCAATGGTATCGCACTACATGGCGGTTTCATTCCTTACGGCGCAACCTTCCTAATGTTTATGGAATACGCTCGTAACGCAATGCGTATGGCTGCGTTGATGAAAATTCAAAACATCCAAGTGTATACGCATGATTCAATTGGTCTTGGCGAAGATGGCCCAACTCACCAACCGGTTGAGCAAATGGCATCACTTCGCATGACACCAAACATGAGCACATGGCGTCCATGTGATCAAGTTGAATCTGCGGTAGCTTGGAAACTGGCGATTGAACGTAAAGATGCGCCATCTGCGCTTATCTTCTCACGTCAAAACCTAGCACAACAAGAGCGTAACGCTGAGCAAGTATCAAATATTGCTAAAGGTGCTTACATTCTTAAAGATTGCGCAGGTAAGCCTGAGCTAATCTTAATTGCTACTGGTTCTGAAGTTGAGCTAGCGGTTGAAGCGGCTGCGCAACTTATCGCGGAAGGCAAACAAGTACGTGTGGTTTCAATGCCATCGACCGATGCATTCGACAAGCAAGACGCAGCTTACCGTGAGTCTGTACTTCCATCTGACGTAACGGCTCGTATTGCGATTGAAGCGGGTATTGCTGATTACTGGTTCAAGTACGTTGGCCTAGACGGTCGCATCATTGGTATGACCACATTTGGTGAGTCTGCACCTGCAGGTGAGCTATTTAAAATGTTCGGTTTTACCGTTGAAAACGTACTTGAGACTGCAAAAGAATTAATCGCTTAA